A DNA window from Chloroflexota bacterium contains the following coding sequences:
- a CDS encoding amidohydrolase, giving the protein MVKILYNADIYTLNPEMPRASAIAIDRGVILALGDDDLRTQFGAGAQTQNMGGAPLIPGLTDAHIHMQHYAQSLQYVDCEVDSLEKCLQRVAERAAVSAPGEWILGHGWNQNNWGLPNEGGFPTAAQLDAVAPQHPVYLTAKSLHAGWANSAALCAAKISAQTLNPEDGEFQRDPHGAPTGILLEGAMTLLARIIPEPSGDELAEMLLQAQAQLFAFGITGVHDFDRRACFDALQRLHQRDALKLRVVKNIPVEDLPYAVGLGLRWGFGDDRLRIGGVKAFGDGALGPRTAAMLQPYEGEAENRGMLLLDAEQIVEFGQQAVANGLPLTIHAIGDRTNHEVVDAFEALRKYEKSLAHSHPSPDLHPPSSLRHRIEHVQIIHPDDAPRLAELGIIASMQPIHATSDMYMADRNLGQRATNGYTWQDQLAYGTVLAFGSDAPVESPNPFWGLHAAVTRRRRDGSPGPDGWFPAQRISLIEALRAYTFGAAYAAGIEDRLGVLAPGYHADLLVLDTNPFTCEADGLHEILPLSTMIAGEWVYSAK; this is encoded by the coding sequence ATGGTGAAAATTCTTTATAATGCGGATATCTATACCCTGAACCCGGAGATGCCGCGCGCTTCGGCGATTGCCATCGACCGGGGCGTGATTCTGGCGCTGGGGGATGATGATTTACGGACTCAGTTTGGGGCTGGCGCGCAAACCCAAAACATGGGCGGCGCCCCGCTGATCCCTGGCCTGACGGATGCGCATATTCACATGCAGCATTACGCTCAAAGTTTGCAATATGTCGATTGTGAAGTTGACTCCCTGGAAAAATGTTTGCAACGTGTCGCCGAGCGCGCCGCGGTTTCCGCGCCTGGCGAGTGGATTCTGGGCCACGGCTGGAATCAAAATAATTGGGGCTTGCCCAACGAAGGCGGGTTCCCGACTGCCGCACAGTTGGATGCCGTCGCCCCGCAGCATCCAGTCTATCTGACGGCGAAGTCGCTGCACGCGGGTTGGGCGAATAGCGCCGCGTTATGTGCGGCAAAAATTAGCGCTCAGACACTCAACCCTGAAGATGGCGAGTTTCAACGCGATCCGCACGGCGCGCCAACCGGGATATTATTGGAAGGCGCGATGACCTTGTTGGCGCGGATCATTCCTGAACCTTCGGGCGATGAACTGGCCGAGATGCTTTTGCAAGCGCAAGCGCAGTTATTTGCGTTCGGAATAACTGGAGTACACGATTTCGATCGCCGCGCTTGTTTTGATGCTTTGCAACGGCTGCATCAACGCGATGCGCTAAAATTACGCGTGGTCAAAAATATCCCTGTGGAAGATTTGCCCTATGCCGTTGGCCTGGGTTTGCGCTGGGGTTTCGGCGACGATCGGCTGCGCATTGGCGGCGTGAAGGCTTTTGGCGATGGTGCTTTGGGGCCGCGCACAGCGGCGATGTTACAACCCTATGAGGGCGAAGCCGAAAACCGCGGTATGCTGCTGCTCGATGCCGAGCAAATTGTTGAATTCGGTCAGCAGGCGGTTGCCAATGGTTTGCCGCTAACCATTCACGCAATCGGCGACCGGACGAATCATGAAGTGGTGGATGCCTTTGAAGCCCTGCGCAAATACGAAAAAAGTTTGGCGCATAGCCATCCGTCTCCCGACCTCCATCCCCCGTCGTCTTTGCGCCACCGCATTGAGCACGTGCAAATCATTCACCCCGATGACGCTCCTCGTCTGGCTGAATTGGGCATTATTGCATCCATGCAGCCAATTCATGCCACTTCAGATATGTACATGGCCGACCGTAACCTGGGGCAGCGTGCCACAAATGGCTATACCTGGCAGGATCAGTTAGCGTACGGGACGGTATTGGCCTTCGGCTCCGATGCACCGGTCGAGTCGCCGAATCCGTTTTGGGGATTGCATGCCGCCGTCACCCGCCGCCGCCGGGATGGCAGCCCTGGGCCGGATGGCTGGTTCCCCGCGCAGCGCATCAGTCTTATAGAAGCCCTGCGCGCCTATACCTTCGGTGCGGCCTACGCAGCGGGGATAGAAGATCGCCTGGGAGTACTCGCGCCGGGTTATCATGCCGACCTTCTGGTGTTAGATACAAATCCTTTTACCTGTGAAGCGGACGGGCTGCACGAAATTCTACCCCTCAGCACCATGATTGCCGGTGAATGGGTGTATTCGGCTAAATAA